The following proteins are co-located in the Palaemon carinicauda isolate YSFRI2023 chromosome 30, ASM3689809v2, whole genome shotgun sequence genome:
- the LOC137623752 gene encoding uncharacterized protein gives MNLKIPVLLCLVALVTAGKRRMYNYKSRQSLKKMLPDQTHPAKHDFEWQVKYSSGQSHFQRHETRNDDETRGSYSVMLPDGRRQTVTYYVDQVSGYVATVTYDGESTFPEYVKSAESEEMDSEEDDKDMEGRSKKDTISTTEIFAYGEKL, from the exons ATACCGGTTTTATTATGCCTGGTAGCACTGGTGACCGCAGGAAAACGTCGTATGTATAATTACAAATCACGACAA TCGCTGAAAAAAATGCTGCCAGACCAGACCCACCCAGCCAAGCACGACTTCGAATGGCAAGTGAAGTACTCCAGCGGCCAGAGTCACTTCCAACGTCACGAGACCCGGAACGACGACGAGACAAGAGGCTCGTATTCGGTCATGCTACCGGACGGGCGGAGGCAGACGGTGACCTACTACGTGGACCAGGTCTCCGGATACGTGGCTACAGTTACTTACGATGGCGAGAGTACTTTTCCAGAGTATGTAAAATCTGCCGAATCGGAGGAAATGGATTCCGAAGAAGATGATAAGGATATGGAAGGTAGAAGCAAAAAGGATACTATTTCAACTACTGAAATTTTTGCATATGGCGAAAAGTTGTAG